A genomic region of Magnolia sinica isolate HGM2019 chromosome 6, MsV1, whole genome shotgun sequence contains the following coding sequences:
- the LOC131248635 gene encoding uncharacterized protein LOC131248635, whose product MGNCVFRGFATVDQVIKVVTSNGGVMELYPPITAEWITNEFPGHGIFRGHDLLSRPLLHNEELVTGELYYLLPLKHQRGRTAVEEDIKMSGISSVAAPYRMSFDHHGIWRRAETEVFPRCNNAGVWKVKLVISPEQLTEILSQEARTEALIESVRTVAKCGSGFPSAASSDQWSLSSSRKGSLERMG is encoded by the coding sequence ATGGGTAACTGTGTATTCAGAGGCTTTGCAACCGTTGATCAAGTGATAAAAGTCGTTACATCCAACGGTGGAGTAATGGAGCTGTACCCACCCATCACAGCCGAGTGGATAACCAACGAATTCCCGGGCCATGGCATTTTCCGTGGTCATGATCTCTTATCGCGGCCACTTCTCCACAACGAAGAGTTAGTCACAGGTGAATTGTATTATCTACTTCCTCTTAAACACCAACGAGGCCGAACTGCAGTGGAAGAAGATATCAAGATGAGCGGTATCTCTTCAGTGGCTGCACCTTACCGTATGTCGTTCGATCATCATGGGATTTGGAGGCGGGCCGAGACGGAGGTTTTTCCGCGATGTAATAACGCGGGAGTATGGAAGGTGAAGCTGGTAATAAGCCCGGAACAGCTGACGGAAATCTTGTCACAGGAGGCTCGGACGGAGGCACTGATCGAGAGCGTGCGGACGGTGGCTAAGTGCGGAAGTGGGTTCCCTTCGGCTGCTAGTTCTGATCAATGGAGCCTTTCCAGCAGTAGGAAAGGTTCGTTAGAGAGGATGGGTTAG